The DNA segment TTAGAAGTACGATGACATGTAGATGTCCATAAATGCCACCAGACAACGCAACAAATGTCTTTCCCACTCGAAACGAAATGGAGAAATAATGCACACAAAAACATGAGGATAGCTAGAAAACAAATAATTTTTAGAAATCAAAGGGGTATAGAGGACAGCAATAACCCTGCAGATTTTGTGAAACAGCACCAAGGTTCTAAGCAATTGCATTATTGTTGTAACCATGATTCTAGACACCGTAGCGCCTCTCAACAATTTTCTGTCAAGGCGCCTCCTGCCCATAAAATTGCAAATAACCAACTCCTAGGAGCATTTTTGTTGAAGGTAAAGGCATTATTTTTTTGGTAACTGTAGAAATACCATTACCACGGAGACCTAAGCTTGAAAGAAAGATATTCTAAATCTTCAACACACACAAAAAGGGAGATGATTGACAGCTCAGTAAGTAAGAGTGTCTATCGAAGAAGCAGGTACCCAGTATGAGGAAAGCTTTCTTTTCTTACGATTGACACCTCAAGACACTGGAGGGGTGACCACCTCACCTCACTGAACACTTTTAAAAACATAATCAGAAGAAACACAAGAGATGGTATTTGCAGAGAAACGATACATAGTATTTCTATTATTGAAAGGGGAAAAATCAGatgcaaggaaaaaaaaaagaaaccatgCGAAGTCATTCAGCCTAGGACAGGATTTAATAGTCCCAAAGTTGAGACCAAAAACGATCAAAGGATTGAATAACTATGAGTAGTGACTTCCTAATAAGCTAAATTTCAGTAGTGACTGCCATTTGAGAATCCCATGATCATCCTCCCAACTAGTGTGTTTCAACCTAAACATATCAGCCTCACATGTGTTTAGCGATATCAAATAGTTGATAAAGCAGAAAGGTATAAAAAAATGGTGAAGCTTCAACAAGAATTCTACTGGGTAGGATCTAACATTCAAACAAAACAAGGAGAAACAGCATAAAAGATGGTGCGGTATATATACCTCAAAAGGGTTCCACCCACGTAAGAAGTAGCTGTAAAGACAACCAAGAACTACACCACCTGCTACACTAGCAGATAATAGCTGAATCATTTCAATATCAACCTCTCTATTGATAGCTTTTGTCCTTTGTGCAAGTTTAATTTTATCAAGACCTACATCACCCTAGAGACAAACAAATAAAGATGATCCAAATCAAAATcagaaataaataaacaaaattgatttttaaaataaaatgaaGGGAATAAAAAAAAACCTGTTTTTCTGTGGATTTCTCAGCAAAAGAAGAAAACGTCCTACTAAAACCCTCTTTTCTGGTGGAATTCTTAGCATTAGTCAACATCCTAGCGAAACCCCTAAGTTTGTTTGCCATTTCTGCAAgacaaattagaaaaaaaaatcaattttgtttcttttaaccCTAAATTATTCATGAAACAGAGATGATGAGAGACGAAGAGAAAATTACCTGGCAGTCGATGGGAAAAACTATTAGATAGGAAGAAGAGGGAGATTTCTGAAACGATTTCGACGATcgaattaaaaaccctaagagagAAGAACCAGCCTCTATTTAGatctagtctgaaactaatcCCTTCCTTTATATATAAGCAGATAGGCACACATGGTATCGAATATGATACCATGCACTCCATCTAATCACGTTAAGTTACTTTTTCCTATATAACCGTCGGATCATGACATCAACCACACTACTTAATGATCGAACAAAATCGAGAGATGATGCCACATCTGATTTGCTGCACCATGCAATCAACTTAGCACCGTTGTATATTGTTAGCTTGCTTGCTTAGCATCTAGATTCTAAACCGTCAAACTATGTGTTTGGTCTTTCGATCTACTTCCGACCAGGGACGAACCCAAAGTCAGGGAACTAAGTATGCACacccgtacgcatacctccaaatccAGTAGAAATCACGGAACTAtaggtatgcgtatccgtttgcgTACCATAAAGTCTTCGGTATGGATCAAGAGCTTGTTTTGCacacaacttcttcgtctgaactcgaaatgacctcattctttttgcattctttttctctttcaatCCTCTTCAATATAGTGATGAGAAATCTTTAATTTAAATGAGTTAATCTTGGTATTTGGCCCGTCTACGATGAATTGCCTTTTCAATGGTGCTTAACCGGTTCTCTGTTTTTGGAGATTCTCCCATCTCGCTAACTCGTCTAACATTTGAGTCGTGCCTTGTATAAAATTTTTGTGCATTTGAGGTcatattctcaatcaaactagttgcTTGCGATATTGTCTTCTTAGTGAGTGAACCACCagcagctgcatcaatcaaatttcgtTGCTCTAGAAGTAATCCCTCATAGAAGTATGGAATGATGATTGTTGGGGATATGTTGTGACGGGTACAACTTTCCAATATATTTCTGTACCTATCTCAGTATTCATAAAGAGACTCCTCAGTAATCTGACGAATACTACTAATCTTTTTACGAGCAGATGCTGCCtttgaagcaggaaaatatttctttaaAAGTAGCTTTTTCATCTCAGTTCACGTTGTAATATTCCCCGTAGAGAGGTAATACAACCTTTTCTCTGTtgactctattaaagagaatgggAAAGCTTGCATCAAATCtgtatcactgtcttcggtactttGCTAAGACTTCTCATCTTTTGTTGAAATTTCCGAAGATGACGGTTCGGGTCATGATATTAACCACACCACTTAATGACTGTACAAAATCCAGAGATGATGCACACATGGTATCGAATATGATACCATACACTCCATTTAATCACGTTAAGTTACTTTTTTCAACATAACCGTCGGATCATGACATCAACCACACCACTTAATGATTGAACAAAATCCAGAGATGATGGCACATCTGATTCCTGCACCACGCAATCAACTTAGCACCGTTGTATGTTGCTAGCTTGCTTACCTAGCATCTGGATTCTAGATCGTCCAACTATGTGTTTGGTCTTTCAATCTACTTTTGGTCAGGCATGAACCCAGAGATCTTCCAAGGATATGGCTAGAAAATCACTCGTTGCCAGACCGGATAAAGGACGGGACAAGTTCTTTTTGAAACGAATCGCATAATTAATTAAGATCTATAAAATActagaaaaaagaataaaatattaaggtcaataaaattaataataaaagagCAATGCTCAAGAATATTACTTATTTTAGGCCAAGGCATAGAAACATGTGAACTCGTTCAAGATGTATCAATCATGTTCCTTCCCAACTCAGCCAAACCCCACGAGTTGTCTGCTTCTGTTTTGGATCAAAATACCCTCCTAGTTTAGTTAGTGTTAGAGAATATGAGATTTTAGTTTTTGTTTCCtagtgaaataatgtttttttgtttACAACTTTAGTTTAGTTTGTTATTTCTTGTAAGCCAACCTAAGGTTATATCTCTTGTAAGACAGGTTATataatcaatatatatataaacaaaacTTTACATATGGTTTTATCACTTTGAGAAACCTATCAAAACTCAAAACCTGTCTTGGTATCAGACAAGTCGATTCTTATACGACCTATAGGGTTTTCTTTtatcttcttaatcttctctGATTTTTTCTTCAGCTACTTTGTTTATATCTTCCTCAATGACCTTTTCTGCAACATTTTTTGTCTATGTAGATTAAGCACCTTTTGAACGTCTCCATGGTGTTATTTCAGAAAACCTAGTGGGTGATAACTATTTTTTTATGGAAATCTCAGTTCACGCCTTATTAACAAggctatgtgaaaaagcgggggtacaacaaccacacccaatatttcgcttctgtatggacaaactccgatatacttttatagagaatcaactagacagtcagactcaatctagagaaaagtatatcaaagagtttatatctcaatatctcgatttgatatatactcaagcaaatagaaatctgcgagtcttaatcaaatactagagatataacttggatggtaccaaagaccaatatccaagtgtcaatcaatttaaatcaacaaccaaaaggtcggatattctaattgattgaacagcgcacaacctgtgacatttcaattatataacaaaatataatgcggaaaagaaataacacaaacaccagaattttgttaacgaggaaatcacaaatgcagaaaacccccgggacctagtccagattgaacacacattgtattaagccgctacagacactaacctactttaaactaacttcggtctggactgtacttgaacccaaatcaatctcacactaatccaaggtacatttatgctcatacgtctctgatctcagcaggttactacgcacttgattcccttagctgatctcacccagaactaagagttgctacgacccaaagttaaagacttttataaacaaatctgtatcacacggaaaagtctacggtaatagataaatccgtctcccacgaatatacctccgagttttgttttatcttttgataaatctaggtgaacatgaaccaattgataatccggacttatattcccgaagaacaacttagtattatcaatcacctcacaataatattaatcgacgctgcgaaagaagatattgtggaatcacaaatgatgagacgaagaagtttgtgattactttttatcttgcctatcggagatatcaatctctagccaatccttacgattgtactcgtacgatagaaacaacaagatcagatcacacaactacaagaaaatagtatcgttctggattcacaatcgcaatgaagtctttaagtcgttaacctggtttagagaagaaaccaaaggttaaatgagaatcgactatagattacacaactagtatcacacgtaatgtgtggggatttggtttcctagttgctagagttctcccttatatagtctttcaaatctgggtttgcaatcaatgttagcttggtaacaaagcattcaatattcaccgttagatgaaaacctgattagattcaagctaatatctttcaaccgttagatcgaaaacttagcttgttacacacaaataaaatgcacgtttctaggcttgtgtaaccgtacccaaacatgtacatttgttggttcaacaatagttaaccaaatggttagccatatgagcaatttcatatcaatcatagacttcttcaccacaactagttcaaatgactcaaataaactagttagagagtttttcaattgcttagatcttatgtaactacacaagacacaattgaagcaaaaaagaattgattcactcgaatcggttcatgaactttatagccacggtttgcaaaagaatttctTAGttcatataaacatgagttcaagaacaatcttctttagatataaccaactcaagttcgtggactgggttcgagaccttagctatagtagattagaaatcaagacttatagttttgatcactaacattgacaaacatgcttgagatagcaacgcatgcgagttcaaccgagcaatgctctaacaatctccccctttgtcgattttagtggaaaaactatcaatacatatggaatacaaaaaataaataaattaacctttgtatctcctattccacatgtctaatcttcaacattgctcgaaatcttcgtcacttccaagtactctaatgataccaaaggttgtaagttcagcatcatcgttgttgaaaatacgtagctataacaatgagaaaacataattctcgaccattgttatacagtgtcataatatcattatacaacgtcaaagttcaattgtatcacaacttcaacaacaataccgtggtgatatgtattactcccccttagtcaatactccatctcacatggaaaccgatcccccttacataatgatctgaaaaccatatgtatttgtagtgtgaactacatattaattctccccctttttgtcaataaaattggcaaaggtacaagaacgggattctaaggaaatttccgaaagagacatttcatgaccaaaagaaagcacatatcatcttatttagatgcaatcataaagccgaagctaaatgcattcatcaaggagtttaagatacaagataacccctataatccccacaaagatttgacaattaagcacaagttcacttaagaactctcctccataatatgtcattcccgaaagaacaacaagagcgaccttaatttcgaaagaaaagaaggatttatttggacataacaaatcttatacaagtatgaatttgaatccaaaatactcaattaaattaaccacaagagatcctgtgattaatttaatcggaaatgatcAACATAAATGAACTGATGGAGACTcaaaaaacactcaattagattgatcacaagagataccATAATtagtctaattggaatacacaaccaaactaattacaaaaagtaatcaatttaattgatcatgctcgacatatgaaaacttacggagcaacaactaaataaccaaacaagatgattaatttagttgaataagctcgacataaagtacctcacggagcaacaactaagccaaaacaataactcagtcgatagagctcaacataagacaccttatggaacaacacagtatatacacaaaattgtggatcggagatcgacctaataccgtggaataagcaaggactcattctattttccatcaccatttgcacaatgacatacaatagacataatccttgaaaaaaatattttaacctatcttccattaataattgacataataagcttaacttttgtattgtcaaaagtccattcattcttttatcaatacatgcatatcgatttacgaaagactttacttttgacaagatatgggacaatcactgttcacggacgcaaacacacatatcccataacaaattgcaataaattcataaagattaatactgcaataatcatcttccaaacaattttataatttaaaccaataaatctaaaaacatgaagaggaAAACGTTGGAcacagctatgtgtaatcacaataatggctattccaagctctagttattcttctaaacaaaacaagaaaaaatataatttactaggcattgtagagctttctcatagcatctactgagaattccttctcattattgaaaaacccattgattatgggatcgttcaattcctcaaaatcttcaggatatcagtcaactcactaagttctctttctaGCCCACGCAAgctgttcttggttagagacaacatttgttcataatgATCTATCTCTTTTAAAGCCGAAACAATTGAGAATTTAAATTGTTTTTTTTGTTGgtgaaatctttcaccaaacccctgaagttatcatcaagttgataaaaagacaagagacggttagaggaagaaccttctccgcTATTTGTAGTATTTactttcttcacccttgaggaagagattcctttacaCATATACACATTAACTTCTTCGACTGCATCCCTGCTTATGGTGCCTCTAGTTAtatgagccatgaaactgtatgtTTTAGGAAAAAAGAAATCTACAAATAAATTTGTCGATAGACTTATGAATGACCAAACCCTAGAAGAGCAAATCTTATGTAGTTTAATGATCAaatatctatattgttaggagaatattttcttaacaaacataaatacaatacttgaaccacaaagatgcaaaatctcattttctcAACTTAGAGATGAGGATGCGAATGTCTCTGGAACTAGACAGTGACGTTGTGAGACAAACGCTCTCCTTGTTTCTCACATAGTGATTTACAAAGGTTtgttgttgtttatgggtgaaaactgtttctgcaaaTTTTAGTAATTTCGGtaggtgggtgagaaacaaatctaaaccctaaacaaatgtattgtacgggagtactttagattcaagagatcaatctgtacaaatctggcctaaatcaagaaatgaccgttctagacttgcttcggtcacaaagtggaggagaagggttggtttagggagggaagcgaataaagtGTTGAGACTAGAACAATTCTGGAAGAGTAATGTTCGACTTATATCAAAAGATGAAAGCTTGGGAAGCTTGCAAGAGTTGAAAGATTTTGGGAAAGCTGGCAAAGTTGTTTTTCAGAGTATTGTAGTTTCTCCGTGACCAAACTTGATGTCTGgtagaaataggtaagacctatttatacaagtcgaagtgaaacatatcagcgccacttttggcatgtgccggcattggccctaggttgcatggtttggcaagctaggataccagcgccacttttggaatgtgctaatggcatgtggcggcattggccctaggttgcatggTTTGGCAAGATAGGATACCAGCGCCACTTTTGGAATGTGTTAATGGCATGTGGAggcattggccctaggttgcatggtttggcaagctaggctaccaacgccacttttggcatgtggcggcattggccctaggttgcgcggtttggcaagctaggctaccagcgccacttttggcatgtgccaatggcatgtggcggcatgatggttttcaaatagtgattctagttgtagtggtaaacagggtcttttcagacttgtgaagaaaacaatttttatagatttaaattaaacaggcaactaaataaaatatttcaaaattttggagaaaaataccaagactaggattccaccattgacccattaattgataaactctaaataatattcatgcaattctatctttaaaaataattctaatatttgcctcaaatatattcttgaagtaatagttgtaatcaacgagtataaaacatcaaaagtatttaaaacccagcatgcttcatcaaattaattcataactattcaataagaactaatatttcaattcaatcccatgcaaataatcaaataataataatattgcaaataaatagtaaaattagaattataccaattaatgtggaacaatggcttcctccgtcgccttggctaatggggtttagctcctcatcccaaaaacacactcacaagatgtattcatggctaaataagtgtttttattgatgattatatgatgaaataggaattagcaacgctgtaaaagtgttacagcgtcactgttacaaatggtgcaagtgctgagaagaaacgatagaactaaagtgCTGTAAAAAAACGACTGttggaaagaacgatacaagtcgtgtgctgtaaacagcgacacaacgtgttctggttttaagactgatgaagaacgactgccttagcaggtctgttcttcctcttcttcttcctccttgaacatcagcagcaacagcaacaatcaatggtatcttcctcgtttcggctctgaactctctcctatttctctctaaacttttctttgatgtaaacccacccttatatagcccaacagatccataaatctcgactaaatatgcgattattctttttcttcttctcatgcagttgaaacgataatcgcttctgttgagatttttcacgtgttgttggctataaaatagctaccaaactcttccataatcttgaataggaccatgtacatgttaatccagcgtcaaagtcctccagaaatctctcaaaaatattctaaaaacccaacagagaacacgtactctgttttccctttctttgcttctcacgggtattccagcccaattttccgggtccaattgattgtactgggcttgtttagtcatgcagagtccatacgtaccaaatacagcaattgaatctcgttaaaactccaacaaaattcgattatcaatctgccagtgaacttcccgccaattttctaattcaaaacgtgaagaaggtgggttcccttatcctgtgctgttctccctttagcagctgtctggaaataggtcaccccttagtaattaggttaccccttatccaaaatcgagggtccgtatagtgatttctctgggacattttccgcacttttttcggagTTCCTCCGGgtattcctggggtacttccgataaaattctggggcgcttccggcacgttatcaacggaggtccaaatgccgcatttttagccaatttcgccgcaaaagcttatttctccaaaaacacctaaaaagacataaaataaccaaataactacaaaatcgagcactaacaatataaacaattgggacaaattagacacgtaaatgcgtctatcaaacacccccaaacttattatttgctagtcccgagcaaatcaaaactacaaaataaaatcctaactcactgtcgcaggcatcgtcgattgcatttagcgtatgaaataagcctttaaacccctaggtggccctagtggccgagttatagtctcgggagggcttaccagagatatacccacaaaacctgtactcctaattggtcacaagtatccaaagagctatgaggacatacatattctcaacctatctccaagtaagtagaatgccagagaaattaaaggtgtccgctctaaagctgactgaagaaaaggggagacacatctgcacgactgctagataaagagatatccgctatacagctagataaacattgtaagatgcgtccgctgctttacagctggataagattaggagagagataaaaatgagagggacatctgctatacagctggactaattacgtgtgatgagttaaaccagtgctagaaagatcttgtgccagattgaaagcagactaacaaagcaaccaaatgtatctttcttcgactctctcatagtgctcagtagaaacaacatcttcttcggtcttcaactgttgatgataaaatctcgaacctcatagaaccttgacaattaacttttctcttcaatttcttgcttgacttataaatttcttcttccctatggccttattgaacaaaaagaacgtaatgatgtttcatcattttattttttatttttttttcattttttcatttttttttcattttttttttaaataaaatagaaaaaattacaagacaaaaatttacatggccatgagagaaggactttcaaaacttggatcttcgcaacttgtgatgtcttggtatcatggattctaacaacttatatcatttgctcttataacttcaactttgatttttgaattattcttttctattgttgcttctaaaccttaaaacgtcttcactttcttcatagattttgatgttgctccgcttgttgatgatgataagtttctactgagagagagtcgtaatccagtaactaagactacattgtgaggttgctttgtctttctggcatttccttctgacctacttgcctttccatcatgtatggttaggtccatcacggtaaccctctaaaaggaacaagttctctcctgaatttcaaggatctcaatgtctttttctctaatgtctcaataagttgttatctctagcattccaatttctatcttttcggtgagaaacaatatgtaaacttagctaaccggataccatgtgacgctagaagtttcaaaagtgcaactaaaaagctaacaaaaagtttcttccccacccccaaacttaaatctaacattgtcctcaat comes from the Papaver somniferum cultivar HN1 unplaced genomic scaffold, ASM357369v1 unplaced-scaffold_81, whole genome shotgun sequence genome and includes:
- the LOC113345503 gene encoding uncharacterized protein LOC113345503 gives rise to the protein MANKLRGFARMLTNAKNSTRKEGFSRTFSSFAEKSTEKQGDVGLDKIKLAQRTKAINREVDIEMIQLLSASVAGGVVLGCLYSYFLRGWNPFEDTPGRDKDYGNHALQVQPKFKR